Below is a window of Salvelinus fontinalis isolate EN_2023a chromosome 31, ASM2944872v1, whole genome shotgun sequence DNA.
ATTCATTCAAAACATTTGTTCTTGAGCCAGAAGAAAAGTGCATGGTTTTATCTAATGTAATTAGCAAGACATTGttcactttgggggggggggggggggggggggggcgacgacATATTTCATTCTCGTTGTAATCAAAACGCGCCTGCTATGTTTACGCAGGGATTCCGGTTTCTGCTCACTGCAGATTTGATTGAATTCCAAACATACATTTGGAAAAATCGGACGACTGTGTCACTGGCAACACTAGTGACCACGGAGAAGAgtcgtttccccccccccccccccccccccccccccccccgcgccaTATCTTTTGACTTCCCACCTGTGAGTTTAAACTAAAAGGAAACTCACGAGCCTAACACCAAGTTTCATGAAGTCCACGGATAAATAGGCTAGTCCTGTTGCATGCAGAAAGGAGAACGGGTGATGATATTCAACATAAATCCTACGTCAAAACTGGAGACAGAAATGTTCCTGGTCAAAACAATACATCTTCTAATTTAAAATAATTCTTAAAACAGAACTATAAATATAAATTcatgacatgtttttttttttttttttttacaaacacaGACAGAAAAATAAACTTCCTTCAGTGGGGTTGGGTCATTTATGTCTTTTGGAAATAATTTAATTGTCAGAAAACTTCTGATAGATATTGACAAAATATACGACTGGGGTCAAGAAATCTATGGGGCATCCATAATCATGTCTTGGGTCCTGTTGTGCTTTACGCTTCCTATCTGACTAAACAGTTCCATTTAGGAGTGTTTGGGTAAAATTGTCCATTAACTGGCTAATTCATGTTACTGGGGAAAACGTATAGGTTTAATGATTGGTATCCTATTATTTTTCTTTTTAACATTTTGTAGGACTACAActtccaaaaaaaaaaaacatcagtaGAATTTTTATTCTTAAAGCCTTGAAAGAAAATGCAACCTGTTTTCAGTAGAGGTCATCCAGCTGCTGGCAGCACCTAGTCACTTGGCGAACTAAGTAGTTGGTAAACAAAGTGATTGTGAGCCACCACACATCATTGGTGTATCTATGCctctaaatcccccccccccccccctggggtTTCATCACCTCAACCATCAGATAGGAAGTGTTGTCTGCGTCAAGAGGTTTCCATTTCAAAGCTTCAGGCTGCGTCCCAAAAATGGCACCCTCCTCCctttgtagtacactactttagatggcccatagggctctggtcaagattactgcactatacagggaaccgggtggcatttgggacacagtctcaGGAATAATTGGAGTAGGTCTATACTCAGCCCTATTGCTGCCTGGGCCACATCAACATCCTATATGCTCAGCCCTATTGCTGCCTGGGCCATATCAACATCCTATATACTCAGCCCTATTGCTGCCTGGGCCACATCAACATCCTATATACTCAGCCCTATTGCTGCCTGGGCCATATCAACATCCTATATACTCAGCCATATTGCTGCCTGGGCCACATCAACATCCTATATACTCAGCCCTATTGCTGTCTGGGTCATATCAACATCCTATATACTCAGCCCTATTGCTGTCTGGGTCATATCAACATCCTATATACTCAGCCCTATTGCTGCCTGGGTCACATCAACATCCTATATACTCAGCCCTATTGCTGTCTGGGTCATATCAACATCCTATATACTCAGCCATATTGCTGCCTGGGCCACATCAACATCCTATATACTCAGCCCTATTGCTGTCTGGGTCATATCAACATCCTATATACTCAGCCCTATTGCTGCCTGGGCCACATCAACATCCTATATACTCAGCCCTATTGCTGCCTGGGCCACATCAACATCCTATATACTCAGCCCTATTGCTGCCTGGGCCACATCAACATCCTATATACTCAGCCATATTGCTGCCTGGGTCATATCAACATCCTAACTGAATCATATTCTCTCTGATCATCAAGCACCTCTGGTCTCTGTGTGAAGTGGAAAACCTCCAGCCTGCTTGGGGAGACTAGTAGGCTGTAGTGCTCTACTTGTCTCTCcctgtgtagggaataggctgcTGTTTTCAGACAGAGACTACTGTATATAGAAGGAGAtgatcgacacacacacacacacacacacacacacacactgaaggctTGGCATCTACATAATATAGGCCAACGAGGAAAACACATGTCACCTAAATGAATATGCCGACTGTAGAGGACTGGAAACccatctgtgtcccaaatgattcCCTATTCAGTAGCACTACTTCTAgctcactactttagaccagggtccgtaaggttctggtcaaaagcagtgcattgtagggaatagggtgcccctTATGGGAAGGCAGCACGAAGCGTTGACGGACTGGATGCCGAGCGTACTGCAGTAAACAGCGGACGCTACAACAGAAGAAGAAGCAGTGGCAGCTTGTATGACATATTGTATGTTGTTCCCGCTTCTAGCCACAACACTGGAAAAGACCAACTGTGAGGAAACTACAGACAGGACACATGCCTCGGTCCcagttgttttgtttttgttataCGCCATCTTAAAAAACCACAGTGAAGAACTGAATGACTGAGGTTTATGAGTCATCATCGCGGTTACCGTGGTTTCCATCTGACGATGGCACCGGAAGTGTAGGTCCTTCACTTCCTGTGAGATTTTAAGCAAAAGGCTTCTGGGGGTCGGGGGTCAGATGACAACAGGTTTAAAGCACAAAACAGAGAACAAGACAATGACCaaacaaagaaaaaaaagaagaagaaaaacgtTCATTTATCAGGAAGCAATCTGTTGTGGGTTGACCATGAAGCTGCGCTACCTGTCAATAAACAGATGAACAGCCCAACCCACGGAACGAACAATCAACTAACAGCTGCCTTGTGTTTCTATGTACACGTCCTTTTCTGTTGTCTTATAAAACCCACCGCTCCTCTACACGGCTCCTTTTCTCCTTACAGACAGGGGTCCTAACATACAGTCAACTAACCCTTTCAGTCACCGGTGTCCGAGACTCGACCGTCTCCTCCCGGCTGGGCCTGGGAACAGAGGAGACGGTCTCCTCCCGGCTGGGTCTGGGCACAGAGGAGACCGTCTCCTCCCGGCTGGGTCTGGGCACAGAGGAGACAGTCTCCTCTCTGCTGGGCCTCGGTACTGCTGAGGAAGGTACAATGTCTCTCAAATCCCTCCCTACCACTGTCCCCGCTGCCTCGTCTGCTCGATTTCTGTTGCCTCTGGTGTCACTCGTTCCCACTACTACCACCGCAGACGAGCTGacctctccgctctctcctctgGTCGTGGTGTGGCCCTCTGGCCAGCTGCTGGCCCGGCAGGGCCCCCTAGAGGTGCTCAGGTCCTGGGGCTTGTTCTGTTGGAGGGCCCCTGGGCCCACCGAGGCCCTGGCTGTATGGGAGACCAGGCCCATAGTCAGGCCGGGGAAGTGGTGGTGAGGGGGCCGCTGGGAGGGTTGAGGAGGATGATCCTCCactacagaggagtgtgtgtgatggtgacggtggtggtggtggtggtgatggtgtttgTGCGGCGTACGCTCTTTCCTCTTGTGGCTGTGGCTCTTTGGAGTAGTGATACTACTGCTGCCTCCGCTGGGCCAACTTTTCGACCCACCACTGGCCCCTGTGGTAACCGCTGCTGTCAGGGGACTGTCCTTGTGCTTCCTCCCTGGACTCTTTGGCAACTTCTGTCCCTGCTCTGTCCCTTCTGTTGCCACTACAGCCAGACCACTCCCTATTCCCATCCCAGTTCCTGCCCCCCCACCACTCCCTATTCCCATCCCAGTTCCTGCCCCCCCACCACTCCCTATTCCCATCCCAGTtcctgccccaccaccaccactccctaTTCCCATCCCAGTtcctgccccaccaccaccactccctaTTCCCATCCCAGTTCCtgtccccccaccaccaccactccctaTTCCCGTCCCAGTTCCTGCCCCACCACCACTCCCTATTCCCGTCCCAGTTCCTGCCCCACCACCACTCCCTATTCCCATCACAGTTCCTGCCCCGAGCAGTGGCGTGGTGATGGCTGGAGTCTCCTTAATCTCCTCAACAGTTTCTCTGGTCTTGCGTTTCTTGATGGGCAGAGCGGTCTGCTGCACCGGCTTAGTGGAAGACTCCTTCTGAGCTTTCCTCTTAGCTTCTGCAGCCATGATAGCAGCCGCTGCGTAGGAGGAAGTACTGGAACCCGCCGCCCCAGAAGCTGCTGACAGTGCCGAACCAGGCACCCCCAACCCTGGCTTACACCCCCGCTTTTTCAGAGCAGTCTGCGGTTGTATCTCCGCTTTCCTTTTCCGTCCTGGGCGCTTCTTGGTGACTACGACCAGGTCCGATGTCTGCCCAGCTGCCTCGGATACATTGGACGTTTCAAACGGCATCTTCACCAGGAGCTTCCCGGGACTCTTCTCCACCACACCCTCCGTAGCCGGGCGCGGCTTTCCACTCCCCTTCGGCCGGCCCCTGCCCCTCCCCGACGGTTTTACCACTTTGGGTTTCTTCGGGGGTCTCTTCTCGCGGCGGGAGGGGCTGCCACGCCCGGTTACGGTGAAGTCAAAGTCGTTGGGGTCGGTGGTGGTGTCCCCAACCTTCTGGAAGTAGGCGATCAGCTCCACCTTGGATCGGAAGGCTTTCCCCTCCGGGCTGAAATACAGATCAAAACACACTGTAAACGGATCTGTTAACGTCCTGTCTGTAAACACAAGTCTGGAATATTTTGGTGTGTATACGATGGAGATGAAATGTTCATCCCTCTGGAGATCGACTATAAGGGAGTGTTCTTGGAATAAAGAGTGCATCTGGGCGAGTAGGAAccaatatatacacagtacctgtcaacagtttggacacacctactcattcaagggtttttctctattttgactattttctacattgtagaataatagtgaagacatcaacactatgaaataacacatggaattatgtggtaactaaaatacattttaatacattattattttttttttacttcaacaaatcaaaatatattttatattcttcaaagtagccaccctttgccttgatgacagctttgtagaaaatagtcaaaataaagaaaaaagaatgagtaggtgtgtccaaacttttgactggtgctgtatgtatgtatgtatgtatgtatgtatgtatgtatgtatgtatgtatgtatatatatatatatatatatatgtgtatgtatgtatatattgaAGTATTTCCCTAAAACTGAAAACAGTCCCATGAAACGCTCTTTATACAGTTCAGTCACATTACATTATCAAAAGGGGGAGGAAACTGGCAGCATTTTGTTACTTCCTGGGAAGGACTTTATGTCACCCCTAAAGGAGATCAGGCTGTAACATATTTAGTATTATCATATGAAATCATTTCTGTTCGGGGAATAACCTatatgtaaatgtaatctgttgctGTATTTTTGTTGTGGTATCTGTGATCGTTTAGTCTTGTCTTGTGTAGTTTCTTAAtcattgtacctaaactgtatgtgtaaacataTATACGCAGGGtccagctgtaaaagagaccttggtctcagtctgtgttccttgttgaaataaaaAGGTATAATAATATGCTTTTAAGAGACAATATTTGATAAGGCTTTCTCTCATAGCCTACTCACTTCATCAGGTAGACGTCAAACTTCCCGGCGGACCGTCCAGACTTGCGTTGTTTGAGTTTACGTGTCCAGCCCTGGGGTAGAGAGGGGTCATCGTAGAGCGGACCTCGGTCTCTGATGATGGACCTCCTCTGTTTGGGCGAAGGGGAGGACTCAGAGAGACCCGAGGCCTCACCAGCTGCAGCGACCATGGGCTCCGAGGGCCCCGCCTCGGCCGCGGCTAGCTGGAGCTGTTCCTGGTCTGCACCGGGCTGCTGggcaggaggatgaggaggggaggacatGGCGGTGGATGAAGACTCCAGCCTCTCCTTCTCCACATCCCTCCTCTCCCGCCTCACCTTCTTGGGCTTGCTGTGTGTCTTAAGGTCCTTGGAGCTCTGATTCTGGTTGGCGTCCTCACTCTTCTCCTCACTGCTGTGGAAGACAACATTAGTCATGAGTGGGAAGAGGCAGAGCAGAGACATGATCTCATCAGATCAGAATATCTAGAATGGCTATCTTTGGCTGATAAAGACATTTTAAACAAGAGTTCAAAGTCCCAGATACGTTTCGAACCTCAGCTTGCTCCCCCCCAACCCAACCTACATTAATTCACAAAGGTGTAGTAAAAACATCACTTTGGGggattgttgttgttattgtgtgGTTTCTTCCCATAGTGAAACATATATTACATTACTAGAAGTTTGGAAAATGCACCAGGACTGGACTGATAAATCTACTGGCTGAGGAA
It encodes the following:
- the mecp2 gene encoding methyl-CpG-binding protein 2 encodes the protein MAAVESGEEKLSEEKSEDANQNQSSKDLKTHSKPKKVRRERRDVEKERLESSSTAMSSPPHPPAQQPGADQEQLQLAAAEAGPSEPMVAAAGEASGLSESSPSPKQRRSIIRDRGPLYDDPSLPQGWTRKLKQRKSGRSAGKFDVYLMNPEGKAFRSKVELIAYFQKVGDTTTDPNDFDFTVTGRGSPSRREKRPPKKPKVVKPSGRGRGRPKGSGKPRPATEGVVEKSPGKLLVKMPFETSNVSEAAGQTSDLVVVTKKRPGRKRKAEIQPQTALKKRGCKPGLGVPGSALSAASGAAGSSTSSYAAAAIMAAEAKRKAQKESSTKPVQQTALPIKKRKTRETVEEIKETPAITTPLLGAGTVMGIGSEGTEQGQKLPKSPGRKHKDSPLTAAVTTGASGGSKSWPSGGSSSITTPKSHSHKRKERTPHKHHHHHHHHRHHHTHSSVVEDHPPQPSQRPPHHHFPGLTMGLVSHTARASVGPGALQQNKPQDLSTSRGPCRASSWPEGHTTTRGESGEVSSSAVVVVGTSDTRGNRNRADEAAGTVVGRDLRDIVPSSAVPRPSREETVSSVPRPSREETVSSVPRPSREETVSSVPRPSREETVESRTPVTERVS